Sequence from the Polynucleobacter sp. Adler-ghost genome:
TTGAATGGATTGCTCAACTGCTGGTAAATCTTTCCGACGCAATGCTTCTTGACCAAGCTCACAATGAAACTGCGCGATCTCGGTGTGATGTGATTTTCCTTGTAAAGCCTCGAGTTCGCTAGCCGCAATGATGGCTTTTTTCCAGTCCCGCTCAATTTGATACATCTCGAGCAAACTCTCTTTTGCTGGGGCAGCAAACTTACCTTCACCTACGCGATTTAATGATGCTTCAGCGCGATCTAATAGACCGGCACGTAGAAAATCGCGCCCTAATTCATAGGCAGCATGATCTCGATCACGCGGCTTTAAGTCATCGCGATTAGCCAGATGCTGGTGAACTCGAATTGCACGCTCAGTTTCGCCACGGCGACGGAATAAATTACCTAAAGCAAAGTGAAGATCGATTGTTTCGGGATCAAGCTGAGCGATCTTGACCAAGGTTTCAATTGCCTGATCAGGCTGCTCATTTAATAAGAGACTTAATCCTTTAAAGGTTGAACGCTGCTGACGCATCCGCTCTCGCTCATCCATGCGATTTTCAAGGCGTAAATCCCAACGACTAGCTAACCAACCAATGCCAAACATAACTGGTATTAACAGCAGCCAGGAGGTAGCAATCTGAATCATTTCGTGCAGAACTTAAATAAAAAAATGGTCCGAATGGACCACTGGATATGCGCTATGTGACTAGGCACCAGAACCCTCTTTAGGGCTCACCTGCTTCAGAGGCTTGTAATCAACACGCTCACGTAATTCTTTACCTGGCTTGAAATGGGGCACACGCTTTTCTGGGATCAATACTTTCTCACCAGATTTTGGGTTTCGACCAGTACGCGCAGGACGATGATGCAAAACAAAACTACCAACACCACGCAACTCAATCCGCTTGCCTTCGGCTAATGCGTGAGTCATCGTGTCTAGCAAAGTTTTTACAGCTAACTCCACATCTCTTGGTAGTAGCTGGGGAAACTGCTCCGCCAAACTCTCCACGAGCTCGGAACGAGTAATTGCTTGTTGCTCTTGATCTGACATATCTATCAATAAAAAACCGCCGCCCTCCTGGTGGAGGACGGCGATATTGATTTAGCCTTGATTGTCCATCTTTGCTTTTAACAAGGCGCCCAAGTTGGTTGTGCCAGACTGCGCATCACCTTGGAGCTTGCTCATAGCATCTTGTTGGTCAGAGCTGTCTTTAGCTTTGATTGAAAGATTGATGGCACGTGACTTGCGATCAATGTTGATGATCATTGCAGTTACGCTATCGCCTTCTTTCAAAACATTACGTGCATCTTCAACGCGATCTGTTGAAATCTCAGAAGCACGTAAGTAAGCTTCAACTTCATCAGCCAAGTGAATGGTTGCACCCTTAGCATCAACAGCCTTCACAGTACCAGTTACAAGGCTACCCTTGTCGCTTACGGATGTGTAGTTATTGAATGGGTCACCAGACAACTGTTTGATACCAAGAGAGATACGCTCTTTCTCAACATCAATAGCCAATACAGTAGCTTCCACTTCGTCGCCTTTTTTGTATTTCTTAACAGCTTCTTCGCCAGGCTCATTCCAAGAAATGTCTGAGAGGTGAACCAAACCATCGATACCGCCGGGCAAACCAATGAACACACCAAAGTCAGTAATAGACTTGATTGCACCAGTCAACTTGTCGCCTTTTTGTTGGCCACGTGAAAACTCTTCCCATGGGTTTGCTTTGCACTGCTTGATGCCCAAGCTGATACGACGCTTGTCTTCATCAATATCCAGAACCATCACTTCAACTTCGGTTCCTAGTGCAGTAGCTTTACTTGGAGCAACGTTCTTATTAGTCCAGTCCATCTCAGAAACATGTACCAAACCTTCGATACCAGATTCGATTTCTACGAATGCGCCGTAGTCAGTCAGGTTAGTTACCTTACCGAATAAACGGGTATTTGGTGGGTAACGACGAGCGATACCAACCCATGGATCATCACCAAGCTGT
This genomic interval carries:
- the lapB gene encoding lipopolysaccharide assembly protein LapB, which produces MIQIATSWLLLIPVMFGIGWLASRWDLRLENRMDERERMRQQRSTFKGLSLLLNEQPDQAIETLVKIAQLDPETIDLHFALGNLFRRRGETERAIRVHQHLANRDDLKPRDRDHAAYELGRDFLRAGLLDRAEASLNRVGEGKFAAPAKESLLEMYQIERDWKKAIIAASELEALQGKSHHTEIAQFHCELGQEALRRKDLPAVEQSIQLALQAVPHHARALILQGDYLIAMDRPAQAIEVWAVIAKTHPAYMHLLADRWMAAHTVLNKAEEGLSALCELLKTQASGELLDIVQKHMTHIRGAQAAEVMLVEVMQHSPSLSALSKLAETRLTLAESNGTPERVSDLQATLNLLKQRTTSLARYTCGNCGFRARRFYWQCPGCNHWEAYSPRRSEGSVPSGPSM
- the rpsA gene encoding 30S ribosomal protein S1, translating into MSESFAELFEESLTRSNMKTGQVISAEVLRIDHNFVVVNAGLKSEAFIPVEEFHNDAGEIEVAPGDFVSVAIDALENGYGDTILSRDKAKRLASWMNLEKALEQAEIVTGTVTGKVKGGLTVMVNGIRAFLPGSLVDTRPIKDTSPYEGKTMEFKVIKLDRKRNNVVLSRRAVVEASQGEERAKLMSNLKEGSVVQGIVKNITDYGAFVDLGGIDGLLHITDLAWRRVRHPSEMLTVGQEVTAKILKFDQEKNRVSLGVKQLGDDPWVGIARRYPPNTRLFGKVTNLTDYGAFVEIESGIEGLVHVSEMDWTNKNVAPSKATALGTEVEVMVLDIDEDKRRISLGIKQCKANPWEEFSRGQQKGDKLTGAIKSITDFGVFIGLPGGIDGLVHLSDISWNEPGEEAVKKYKKGDEVEATVLAIDVEKERISLGIKQLSGDPFNNYTSVSDKGSLVTGTVKAVDAKGATIHLADEVEAYLRASEISTDRVEDARNVLKEGDSVTAMIINIDRKSRAINLSIKAKDSSDQQDAMSKLQGDAQSGTTNLGALLKAKMDNQG